In the genome of Candidatus Poribacteria bacterium, one region contains:
- a CDS encoding 1-acyl-sn-glycerol-3-phosphate acyltransferase → MWYTNNQFWTPRALYRWGHRLTNLFCKTMGRLEARGVHHIPRAGGVLLVSNHVSFLDPVVVGSAANREIHYMARSNAFDIPGLGKLISAYNAYPVNRGAPDLGALRRTISLLKAGNAVLIFPEGTRSVDGTLGKARDGACFIAHRAGVPTIPVFHSGAERMLPRSSKRLRRAKLTVTFGAPLELTAEGFETKREMYQQMGNQMMEAIADLRDDTLVARIRQNE, encoded by the coding sequence ATGTGGTATACCAATAATCAGTTTTGGACACCCCGGGCACTCTACCGATGGGGACATCGACTCACAAATCTTTTCTGTAAAACGATGGGACGCCTTGAAGCGCGAGGTGTTCATCATATTCCGAGAGCAGGTGGGGTGCTACTCGTTTCAAATCACGTGAGTTTTCTTGACCCTGTCGTCGTCGGTTCCGCCGCCAATCGTGAGATCCATTATATGGCACGGAGTAACGCTTTTGACATTCCCGGCTTGGGGAAACTTATCTCAGCCTATAATGCCTATCCCGTCAATAGAGGTGCCCCTGACTTAGGGGCGTTGCGGCGGACTATTTCGCTTTTGAAAGCTGGGAACGCTGTGCTTATATTTCCCGAAGGCACTCGTAGTGTCGATGGCACATTGGGTAAAGCGCGGGACGGTGCCTGTTTTATTGCACACCGAGCAGGTGTCCCAACGATTCCTGTTTTCCATAGTGGCGCGGAACGGATGTTACCACGCAGCAGTAAACGACTGCGCCGAGCAAAATTAACCGTCACATTTGGCGCGCCTCTTGAACTCACTGCCGAAGGGTTTGAGACGAAGCGCGAGATGTATCAACAGATGGGCAATCAGATGATGGAAGCAATCGCTGATTTGCGGGATGATACGTTAGTTGCTCGAATTCGCCAAAATGAGTAA
- a CDS encoding (d)CMP kinase, with amino-acid sequence MTIAMDGPAGSGKSTVARRVAEKLELLYLDSGAMYRAVTLLALQEGLAADSPKLIDRVKACHIEFTDNGRTILLNTEDVSVEIRTPAVNRFVADVAKIPEIRREIVKHQQRIGAEGSIIAEGRDLTTIVFPNADFKFYLDASVTERAKRRLAELQTQNIKATLAAVEAEIRERDEKDTTREHSPLRTADDAIVVDTTDKNIEEVVDFIIAHVCANQP; translated from the coding sequence GTGACGATTGCGATGGATGGACCCGCCGGGTCTGGGAAAAGCACGGTGGCTCGACGCGTCGCAGAAAAACTCGAACTGCTGTATCTCGATTCCGGGGCAATGTACCGAGCAGTGACCCTCTTGGCATTACAGGAAGGACTTGCAGCCGATAGCCCGAAACTGATTGACCGTGTAAAAGCCTGTCATATCGAATTCACGGATAACGGTAGAACAATTCTGCTTAATACCGAGGATGTATCTGTCGAAATCCGAACGCCAGCAGTCAACAGATTTGTCGCAGATGTCGCGAAAATCCCAGAGATTCGCCGTGAAATTGTGAAACATCAACAGCGGATCGGTGCAGAAGGGAGTATCATCGCTGAAGGTAGGGATTTAACGACTATCGTTTTCCCGAACGCCGATTTTAAGTTCTATCTTGATGCTTCTGTAACAGAGCGTGCAAAACGGAGACTCGCCGAACTCCAAACGCAAAACATAAAGGCAACGTTAGCAGCGGTTGAAGCTGAGATTCGCGAGCGCGATGAAAAAGATACGACACGGGAACATAGTCCGCTACGCACTGCTGACGATGCGATTGTCGTTGATACAACCGATAAAAATATTGAAGAAGTGGTTGATTTTATTATTGCACATGTGTGTGCAAACCAACCGTAA
- a CDS encoding prephenate dehydrogenase/arogenate dehydrogenase family protein codes for MRFPPIRYAAIHSQIEGFQDLAMGHMQQLRRITIWGVGLIGGSLGLALKKNGFQGQRIGLGRNIGRLEKALQHDAVDVVTTAVEEGLHGSDLVVLCTPVELVPVLVQHIVEVVDSQQSVVLTDVGSTKSVLVRTIEAQLRKHGSDTLSFVGAHPMAGSHETGVDAARATLFENATCILTPTESTDQDSLQRVKNLWESVGAVPHLLSPETHDLLIGAASHLPHLVASLLANTVASVETEQHKALDFTATGFRDSTRIAAGAPDLWTGIFTQNRDVLLSLIDNIVDNLDEFKTLLQTDNLAEMERVLLEAQVIVEKRRKVLGGS; via the coding sequence GTGAGATTTCCACCTATTCGGTATGCCGCGATACATTCGCAGATTGAAGGTTTCCAAGACTTGGCTATGGGACACATGCAGCAACTTCGTCGAATTACTATATGGGGTGTCGGTTTAATCGGAGGATCGCTTGGACTTGCACTGAAAAAGAATGGATTTCAAGGACAACGCATCGGGTTGGGGCGGAACATCGGTAGGCTCGAAAAAGCACTCCAACACGATGCCGTTGATGTAGTTACAACAGCAGTCGAGGAAGGGCTGCACGGAAGCGACCTTGTCGTCCTGTGCACCCCTGTTGAGTTGGTGCCCGTGTTGGTGCAGCATATTGTTGAGGTCGTTGATAGCCAACAATCTGTGGTGCTGACGGATGTCGGTAGTACGAAATCGGTGTTGGTGCGGACGATTGAGGCGCAGTTACGAAAACACGGATCAGATACCCTCTCCTTTGTAGGCGCGCATCCGATGGCAGGTTCACACGAAACCGGCGTGGATGCAGCACGCGCAACGCTTTTTGAAAACGCAACGTGTATTTTGACACCCACAGAAAGCACTGATCAGGATTCCTTACAACGGGTTAAAAATCTGTGGGAATCTGTCGGGGCAGTGCCACATCTCCTCTCTCCTGAAACCCATGATCTGCTCATCGGTGCCGCAAGCCATCTCCCGCATCTCGTTGCCAGTCTACTCGCCAATACTGTTGCAAGTGTCGAGACGGAGCAGCATAAAGCGTTGGACTTTACGGCGACCGGTTTTCGGGATTCTACACGCATCGCCGCGGGCGCACCCGACTTGTGGACCGGCATTTTTACCCAAAATAGGGATGTCCTTTTATCACTCATTGATAACATCGTTGACAATTTAGATGAATTCAAAACCTTGCTTCAGACGGATAACCTTGCTGAGATGGAACGTGTACTTCTCGAGGCACAAGTTATCGTCGAAAAGCGCAGAAAAGTATTGGGAGGCTCATGA
- a CDS encoding tetratricopeptide repeat protein: protein MNTITEAHYNRGIAYLETKQYNRAVREFEAAIKLDADFIGVHCALCRAYLEQNELEKASTSVIAALTLDATHQPALLLCDTITQAYYDNGKEYLNAERYTEAVSTFQKALTLNADLERSSQVTDIENKHIYAHLGAAYIRLKSYPAAIDALQNAIALDAELVDAHYYLGYAYVEQGYYKKAIPHLEQVIAIAPHLKRAHYNLARAYRELGNWEAATHAVTETLKLDPNYQPAKELADILK from the coding sequence ATGAACACCATAACAGAAGCACACTATAATCGCGGCATTGCCTATCTGGAAACGAAACAATACAACAGAGCAGTCCGTGAGTTTGAAGCAGCCATTAAGTTGGATGCGGATTTCATAGGCGTCCACTGCGCGCTCTGTCGCGCATACCTCGAACAGAACGAATTAGAGAAAGCAAGCACCTCTGTCATAGCAGCATTAACACTCGATGCCACCCATCAACCCGCACTGCTGCTGTGTGACACTATAACACAGGCATACTATGACAACGGCAAAGAGTATCTCAATGCCGAACGTTATACAGAAGCCGTTTCCACGTTCCAGAAAGCACTGACGCTTAACGCCGATTTAGAGCGCAGTTCGCAGGTTACCGATATTGAAAACAAGCATATCTATGCACATCTTGGTGCCGCTTACATTAGGCTGAAGTCGTATCCGGCGGCGATCGATGCGTTACAAAATGCGATAGCCTTAGATGCCGAGCTCGTAGATGCTCACTACTACCTCGGCTACGCTTATGTGGAGCAGGGATACTACAAGAAAGCGATTCCACACCTTGAGCAGGTCATAGCCATCGCGCCTCACCTTAAACGAGCACATTACAACCTCGCACGTGCCTACCGAGAATTAGGAAACTGGGAGGCAGCAACACATGCTGTTACAGAGACCCTAAAACTTGATCCGAACTATCAACCTGCCAAGGAACTCGCAGACATACTGAAATAG
- a CDS encoding DUF4351 domain-containing protein has translation MQESPFYQRVMQRGIEQGIEQGATRATREAVLKLLQHRFGEVPESITNHMTELHHISQLEAFFEKVMNAETLDDIQQ, from the coding sequence ATGCAAGAATCTCCTTTTTATCAACGCGTTATGCAACGCGGCATTGAACAAGGCATAGAACAAGGGGCAACACGCGCTACGCGCGAAGCTGTTCTCAAACTCCTGCAGCACCGATTTGGCGAAGTTCCCGAATCCATCACGAACCACATGACCGAACTCCATCATATTTCACAGTTGGAGGCGTTCTTTGAGAAGGTGATGAACGCAGAAACACTCGATGATATCCAACAGTGA
- a CDS encoding ferredoxin--NADP reductase, whose protein sequence is MGRRRRSRAQYCKGELIEREDFSEDLAAFKFRVDKQLPFIPGQYATIGFQVGEKIVQRPYSIVSSPHEPFMEVFVELVPEGATTPLFWELKLGDSVFIRDRLVGKFVLDTESGMTRHVMAGTVTGAAPYISIARTQKIEQEQGKTSPHQILAIVGASLSWELGYYADELNELAAQEEWFTFVQTVSRPWEDPAWQGESGRAEDVIRKYGDQLGYDHTNAVVYACGHPQMIENAKAIWARARFPEERIKEEKFFVIKEE, encoded by the coding sequence ATGGGAAGAAGAAGACGCTCCAGAGCGCAATATTGTAAAGGTGAATTGATTGAACGCGAAGACTTTTCTGAAGATTTAGCCGCGTTCAAATTCCGTGTTGATAAGCAGTTGCCATTCATACCTGGGCAATACGCTACGATCGGTTTTCAGGTGGGTGAAAAGATTGTCCAGCGTCCCTATTCGATCGTCTCCTCACCACACGAACCGTTTATGGAGGTTTTCGTGGAATTGGTGCCGGAGGGTGCGACAACCCCCCTGTTTTGGGAACTGAAATTGGGGGACAGCGTGTTTATTCGGGATCGTCTCGTTGGAAAGTTTGTCTTGGATACAGAGAGCGGGATGACACGCCACGTCATGGCAGGAACTGTCACAGGTGCTGCGCCGTATATTAGCATTGCGCGGACGCAAAAAATTGAGCAGGAACAGGGCAAAACGAGCCCACATCAGATATTGGCGATCGTCGGTGCGAGCCTTTCATGGGAACTGGGATATTACGCCGATGAACTCAACGAACTCGCGGCACAAGAAGAGTGGTTCACGTTTGTCCAGACGGTAAGTCGTCCATGGGAGGACCCAGCGTGGCAAGGTGAGAGTGGACGTGCCGAAGATGTGATTCGGAAGTATGGCGATCAACTCGGTTACGATCACACGAATGCGGTCGTCTATGCGTGTGGACATCCACAGATGATCGAGAATGCAAAAGCGATCTGGGCGCGTGCGCGTTTCCCTGAAGAACGGATTAAAGAGGAAAAATTCTTCGTGATTAAAGAGGAGTAG
- a CDS encoding transposase: protein MSAHLTKLKKLEKYQHWNIPYSWTLQNMLKRLSQSFREMKTLGRGHPQFKSCKKHRGMTFDGTQVPLEKVLDKQKHERNHPTYKIRLNGRWYRFALHRPIAGEIKQVQVTRDALGDMYITVTEDYSEVKPEPKTGKAEGFDMGIKDFLTGSDGERYGSPMFYTQNADKLAKAQKAHSXXERKNVARIHKKTANQRADHHWKLAIDLCRQFDILFFEDLNLEGMKRLWGKQVSDLAFGEFLQKLKYQAKKRIRAVLKINRWTPSTNCCSVCGHKNDKLTLADRHWQCPKCHTHLDRDQNAALNILKEGVASFGLGVVCSVEATSPLLNSTNAFA, encoded by the coding sequence ATGTCTGCCCATTTGACGAAACTTAAGAAACTTGAGAAGTATCAACATTGGAATATCCCCTACTCATGGACCTTACAAAATATGTTGAAGCGTCTATCACAATCTTTTAGAGAAATGAAAACCTTAGGCAGAGGACACCCACAGTTTAAGTCGTGCAAGAAACACAGAGGGATGACGTTTGATGGCACACAAGTTCCCCTTGAAAAAGTATTGGATAAACAAAAGCACGAAAGAAATCACCCGACGTATAAAATCCGATTGAACGGACGTTGGTATCGTTTCGCCCTGCACCGTCCCATAGCAGGCGAAATCAAACAGGTTCAAGTTACAAGAGACGCCCTCGGAGATATGTATATTACCGTCACTGAAGACTATAGCGAAGTCAAACCCGAACCCAAGACGGGTAAAGCCGAAGGGTTTGATATGGGTATCAAAGACTTCCTGACTGGTAGTGACGGTGAACGCTACGGTTCTCCGATGTTCTATACACAGAACGCTGATAAGTTAGCGAAAGCACAAAAGGCACATTCCNNNNGCGAACGTAAGAACGTTGCCCGTATCCATAAGAAGACGGCAAATCAAAGAGCAGACCACCATTGGAAACTTGCCATAGACTTGTGCCGTCAGTTCGATATTCTGTTCTTTGAAGACCTCAACCTTGAGGGAATGAAACGGCTTTGGGGTAAACAGGTCTCCGACCTTGCTTTCGGAGAGTTCCTTCAGAAACTTAAGTATCAGGCAAAGAAGCGGATACGCGCTGTGCTGAAGATAAATCGCTGGACCCCCTCTACAAACTGCTGTTCTGTGTGTGGACATAAAAACGATAAACTCACCTTAGCAGACCGTCATTGGCAGTGTCCGAAGTGTCATACACATTTGGATAGAGACCAAAACGCTGCACTGAACATACTTAAGGAAGGGGTAGCTTCCTTTGGGTTAGGAGTCGTCTGCTCCGTTGAAGCGACCAGCCCGCTTCTCAATTCCACAAATGCTTTCGCTTAA